The DNA region TTTATTTTCCCACTGAAGACTGAGATCCATTAGCTGAAAAGCCCGCTGGTGCCAAACTAAAATTTTTACACAtccaattctttttaaaacagcCCAAACAAGCAGATTTTTAGCCATTTAGAGCCTACCTGCTTCGCATAATAAACCTCAGCCAACAGCTGTTACCCATTGATAAGCTAGGGCCTTGTAGCTATATGGCTTAGAGCCTCTTTGCTGCCCCTCAGAGCTCTCCGACCCCAGAGACTCCTCACTGTGCTACCCAGTGACAGACATCACCTAGGCACCGTAACCCCCTCTTCAATACTCCTCCCCCTCTGGATGGGGGTCCTTAGGtgcctccctctggtcagcctcATGCTGTGAGGAGCTTCCCTTCTCATGCAACCATGTCCAAGCACCAATAAAGCTTGTGTGTTACTGCTTCCCATGGTCGTATCTTTTCCACAGTACTCCATAGACCAGGAGCATGGCggggagggacggggagggggggggacggggaggtTGGCTAGAAATGGAGCACCAtgggccctgccccagacctaCTGAGCCAGACTCTGCATGCTAGCACGATCACCGCAGTTGTACACCTTGCAGCAGATTCCTGTGCGCACTGCCGCTGGAGACTTTGCTGGGCTCGGAGACTTTCGCTTGGGATTGGTGTAGTAACCAAGCTCAGTGCTCCAAAGGGATTTGTGTGATAAAGACGTCAACCCCCATTTGGGCTGAGAAAAGCCCCTGAAAGTGTCCACTAATCCACTTCACTGACCCTTCCTTCCTTGTTTTTCTCAGTCTAAGCAGGCAGGTGTGAAATTGCAGGCTGCCAGGTATGCCCCTCTTACACAGGGAAGAGATTCTTCATTGGAAACCCCGATGCTGTGGGTCCTGTGCACACATGACCAACTGCATGTACACACCCTGCAGTGAGCATACAGATATGACCAGATAACTCCCACAccgccccccctccacacacccagGCAAGCtccactcacactcacacagccATCCACAACAGGGCCAGAGCCTCCTGAGGGTCTATTCTGGGGAATGGGGACCAAATAAAATGGTCTCTTACAAAACACAGCGGGAGTCTGAGAGGCTCTGACAAGGAGGAGCCAGGAACAAAAGAGCCCCTACCATACAAAGGCACATCGATCCAGTGAGTGACTCTGAATGGGGTTTGCCTGCTCCAAGGCTTAAATCCCAGGGCACCATACAGAAGGGGACATCCTAATTATTACCCAGAGAAGCCTGGTAAGACAGGTGCAATTTTCTTGTGCTTAATATATCTGCATTTTGGACATTATATATGCTTAGGTACAAACACTCCGAGACTATCACGCCCATCTAGGAACTAGAAGTGGATAAAAAACTGCTTTTCAAACAAAAGATGTCATTAAGTCCATGCCATGAACTTTAGCAGTTTTTAGGAAAGTAGCTCTGGTCCTTATTCAGAATTCACTTACTCTGACATTGTGCACAATTCTAAAAGTCTAAACTGAGATTTGATTTCTCAGTCCATGAATGACTATAAGCACCAACTTAGAATTAACCCAGAGTGGGTTAGGGCAAGGTTTTGGTAAGAAACTAGTAAAAGCAGCAACTACAGCACCAGTAGTACCAAGAAGTAATGGAGTGCCTAAGACCAGCTGACcagcagaaaaacaaaaggcaCTAGAGACTACTGAAAGGACCCATATAAACTCAAAAGTGTCTATGATAGGGACCCTGGGGACTGATACTACACAATccaatattttcataataaatccCTGATCATCAATAATCACAAAtccaattatatttaattatttttaatattttcagtttaaGACAGACATTATTACATGTATAAATAATTCTGTAAtcaaacagatttaaaaaaaacacattaaggtCTTGACACAGAGTTTAGTTTCAATTTtgtagaaaatacattaaaatggaaTAGGCCATCCTTTTGTGAGAACAGTTAAGTGTGGTGCTGCTTTACTAAATCAATTAGATTCTGACTCGCCTGGCATGGAAGCATTTGGAAGTCTCTATTAATTGAGCGCACAGCTTCAGAATATCAATTCAGCCAAAGTTAGCTGGGCATCTgcaatgtgccaagcactgtattAGCTGCTAACCATACGAGGATGAAAAAGAAGCAGGCCCTCGCAAGAATGTAGGAATTCTCAAATGCCTTCTAATTGAtcatgtggtggtggtggcggaggGGGGGTGTGGATCTATTCAGTTTGGTTTGAGTGGGATGTGCATTTTATGAAAGCTGGATTCATTGGGAAATGACATTGATTTGTGTGTGACACAGATGGGGACTCTCTAATATCCTGAACATTGGAATAACTGTATTCACCTGGGGAGCCCCAGCCCCAAAAAAGTCATCCATAAAGCAATCAgaatttctctccatttttttaaCCACAAGGAGTCAACAGAATATATACCTGTCTTTAACAACCTCCCccagacaagagagagagaacaaatgaaTTGAAGAATTCACTTGCCCTACATTTGCCCAGTGTAAATTGTGGCTAGACTTGGACAAATTGCAGAAAGGTGAGCTCTCTTCATGCCCTGCCTCTGCTGGGAGACAGAGAACCAGAAGAATGGAGATGCCCTGAACCTGCCCGAGGCCCTCTCAGGGGCTAACACAGATGGAGAAGCTCATTTCCTCTACAACCCAGAGAGAAGCAGGTCTGGGACCCATGCCTCTCTGGAGCCTTGTGGGTATCCCTCCCACATAGTGAGTGCTGGATGGAGGCAGGTCTTCATAATTCTCTTTCTGTGGTCTCCATGcgacctacacacacacacacacacacacacacacacacacacacgcacacgcacacacacacacacacacacctattgcATTCTAGCCACACATAAACTTGGACTCATAGTGGTAGAAACTACAGCTGGAAGTGTCTGAGAGaacatggagaaactgaggccacagaaGCAAAGGCCCTTCTCTAACCTATGGCTCTCTGAGATTTTTAGCTGCTTCTTGATTGAAAAGATTTAaactaaaattgtatatatttttccaagCTGATTTTCTTTCTCCCTACCAAGGTTCCCCTTTTggcaaaggaaaggaggaagggaaagataaagaaataaaagaaggaagggaagaatgaagtgaaagggggagggagagagggaagaaaaaagaaagagacattgaAGAAAGTTGGTATGATCCAGTTTACAGCCTTTAGCCTTAGAAAAACATTACAGAAGGAGATAGTGTCATGTCAGCCTAGAGGAAATCCAAGCTGCAGCCTGGGACCCTTGGCAGGTCCCTTCCACGTCCATCCTGATGCCAGCCTCCTCTtacctcctccctttctcctcccatcaccacccCCACAACCTACCTTCACTGAAGACAAAATCAGAGATGATGTCAAAGGGCTGGATGTGGACTGCAGACAGGATCATGGTGACCGTCTTCTGGGGATCGCTGGAGGTTAGTGAAATGGTCTGCTGAGCCTGACACTCATAGGACTTTCCGGCTGGTGTGACCAAGGCAGAGAGGCGGTGTGAGTTGGCTGTGTGCTTCCCAGCTGCAGGgaaaaccaaagcaaaggttAGGCCTTTCTGGCTGGCAGAACCCTCCTGGCTCCTAAGTTCCCAGGCCAGGCAAATGGCTCTTGCCTGTCAGCTCCAGACCTCGTCCAACCCTCTGTGCGGCCAGGCAGTGTCACCTCGCCAGAGCTGGGGCTCTGCCTGTGGCATCAGGTGGTGTCGAAGGACAAATGCACCCATTCCTTCATGAGCAGGAGCTCCTTAGACATTCATTTGGAATTTGGGAAAATTTTggaatttctttttagaaaaggAGCATGATACCTAAAAACCCAACCCTTTTCACTCTATAAAACCTAACAATGCAGATCCCAAAGACCCAGAACAGTGACTCCGTTTGCCACATTTCACACTAGtccccaaagaataaaatatcttccTCACAAAGCAAGATTTCTTGTGTCCTGGGCAGACACCCTGGGAAAATGCTTGAATgtgaatttttatgaaaaattaaaaaaaaaaagcccttttattttttactgtgatGATAAAGGGGGCGAGAAGGGAAAGATGACATATATATTCTTTCACCTGCTCAGTACAAATCTTTCCCAGCCCAGGTGCTCAGGAGATCGAAGGCCTCGTTATGAATATATTAGACAACTAAGAAAACCAATCAATACATTTAAATGTGGTCTTTGACAGTGCCTGCAAACACAAACTTTGTTATTTGAGGAATGGACATTCCTCTGGCCACGATATTTTTGGAGAATCTGGGTGAGTTGTTAAAATGATGGGCGGAAACAGCTCATAAATTAGGCCACGGTTCAGAATGCACTCTGGGGTGGCTTCAGTCGATGACTGCAGACAGCGTGGGAGCCCTGCCGCCCTGCGCAAAAAGATACTGAAGGCATCAGATCCTGAAGGAAAGTCATCCGCTCCCTTCAAGTTGTAGCGCATGAGAAGGAAAACGGGGAGCAGAAAATTATGCAGCTTTGTCCTTCCCTGCGCCTCTCCAAAGGACAGATCCTAAGAGGTCGcccccaggcagccaggggaggtCAGGCCCTCAGAGGAGACTCTCACCTGGCATCAGGCCAGGGGTGCCTGCTTGGTCCTCAGGCCGGATTCCTCGCGCACTTACAGGCCTGAGGTCAGGAGGACCCACTGGCGCCTCCTCTTTCTCTGCGTTGGAGAACACGCCTGGGAGCGCAAAGCCAGGATCGGTTTCCAGAAAATTTCCAAATTTCCTGAGGAATTCGGCCTCCGTGCCTCTGCTTCTGCAGTGTCCGCGCttccccaggctccctccccagccctgctgaCCTCTACGTACCGGTGACTGCGTCTTTAAAATGGGTCTTCTCCGAGGAGTCGTAGACAAACTGGACCTTGCTCAGCCTCCACGTCGCCTCGGGGCCCTTGGAGGTGTTGTGACCTTCCTGCCCAGCGGAGAAGGCGCGCATCAATTGCCCCTGCAGCTTCCGGGTGGAGAAACTGAGGGGCGGCCCCTGCCCACACGCTCCCGGGAGAGTCTGCGCCCCCCTCGGCTCCGAGTTACCTTTACAAACAGCATTCTGAGCGAGTACGCGCGATCCACCCAGAACACCTGCAGCTCCGACTCGTTGTGACCACAGCGGCCCTTCACCTCAGCTCCCCGGGTCAGTGAGATTTCAGCCTGTTCCGTGATCAGCTGGGAACACAGACGCCCCGCACCCCCTCAGCGCGCCCGGCCCCAGTGGGGGCTGTAAAAGGCGGCGCGTCCATACTCCAGGTTGCACGCCTGGGCTCTCCTTTGCGCGCGTGATCCCAGGTCTGGGAACATGCGGTTAGATGCTCTACGTGCAGACCCCGCCgttagggaagcagagagagggggTTACTTTCCAAGCAggcagagcgagcagaaggcgtTACAAGCCGGAACCCCCATGCAGCATTCAGGAGCAGCCTGCAGGGGCCAGGGGGGCAAGGCAGGCGACCCAGGCCTTCATAGGGCATTGAGGGTGGGTGCCCTTCGCCCCTGGAGCCCTAGGAGCAAGCTGGGAAGGAAAAGGTTCCTTACATCGACATAATTGCTGGCCCACACATCATAAGGGACAATAAATTTGGCTGCAAACTCTGCCATGAGACAGGTCGTCCCATTTTCCCGCACCACAAATATATCTTTTTCAGGGTTAGTGGAAAGGCCTGAGAGATTTTCCACTTCTTGTTCTGCCGTGATTCGAGCCATTGTATCTGCGGGGGGGAAAAATCCTATCGGTTCCAGGCTTCGTGAGCCCACGCGTCTGGTGACAAATGGTTGGAGATCCTGGTCTGCGGGCTCTGGGATGACAAAGTTCCCGACTGCTGTGCGATCTGCGAGCCTTTTTCTCTAACCTAGTGCCAACAAATTCAAGCCCATTGCtgttaatttataataaaaataaagttaaaaatgaagCCTTTACTCATTTATAGCGGGactggcctttttaaaaaaaaaaaaatcttaggatTTTAAACCAAATCTTTCTTACCAATGCTCTGACCCCACGAACAGGCCGGGATAGCACTGTCTGGGATATGGCATACAGGTGTGTGGCTTTCTGGGGAATTCCTTGCCCCTAGCAGGGaagccctctgccccctccttccactcctatcctcacctccccccacctaaaaaaaaaacacgcaaaATGTTATGAGCCACATCTTAAGCTACCGACTTTATTTACTATGCTGGCTCTTTTCTCTGCAAAGACTGTACTCGGCCCTCGCGATCGTTACTCACGGAACAGCATTAGGAGAACTCGAAGTCTATTAAAGCTGAGAACGGCTCTTCCTCGGAGATCCATGGTTGCCTTGCAGCGAATGAGGCCAGatgtgctgctgcagaggccgtCCGAGAGGGAATCCCTTAAAGTCGCGTCTGGAGTGAGCTGGGGTGAGCCAGTGGCGGGGGCGccgagagggaggagggatggagcgCGTGCTCTGCAAGCTCTGGGGAGGACTTGGTGTCGGCTGCCGCACCCGACCGAACCGATGCAGGCTGAACGGGATCCTGCTCACTGCAGGGGAATGAACCGCGCGGCGAGGGAGCTGTCCAGGGCTGCGAGTGCTGAAAGGAATGGGTTGTGTTGCAGGAGTGATTGTGGCTTGGATTGTGCAGAGGGCCAATGAGATTGGGGGCGGGGGTTAAAattctctctgagtctgtttcctgtTCGGCAGTTCCATCCGCAAAGATGATTCTGTCCTGAGAAACTTAATGGACTTATTTGATATCCTTACCAAAAACAGTTAGTAGGTGGTGTAGATATCACAATCACATGACTGGGAGTCCTGGCTTCTGAAAATGCATCTGGCTCCTGAAAGAAAATAGTAGAGCACAAATTGTTGCTGCTTTAGGGGTGGAGGAGTAGGCAGTAAGAGGGAAGGAAAATGCTATGGCAACCGTTTCCTGCATTGGGAGACATCTCCTCTTCCCTGCTCGCAATGAGCTTGTGGGTTTAAAGTTAAATTGCTGCCTCCCCAAACAAGGCCATCAGTCAATGCCGTATATCCATAGGGCTTCCTTCCCGTGAGTTCTGCTGTCTGATTGCATGAGCACTCTGAACTCTAGGGTCATCTACCTACCCTCATTCATTAAGTTGTATTTACTGTGCCAAGAGGAATGTAAGTGAACCTGAAGTTTGTGAGGGTCACCTAGGGTCTCTTAGTAATATTTCATagttatataaacacacacacacacacacacacacacacacactgatattACTGTTCAGCATCTAATGgggcagaaaaacaaatactactGAGCTAATTCCTATATTTATATTCTTGGTAGCtaacctttttttctctctgtaagTCAGAATCAGAATACAGCTATTTCAGCAACAGACTTGCAGTCCTCATCAATTGTAGTGACctccaaatattttaattcttagaGGGTTTCATTATGTGAATAATCAGTAATATAAGGtcataaaataatgatataaagGGTCATTGTCAAATTTTATACTCCTACAGCTTTAGAAGGCAGGCAAGGGAAGACATAGCTTATTGTGGTTGTATATATCCTAAAACTAAGGCTCAGATAAATTAAATGACCTTCCTAAGTGTCACATGGTCAGttagaattaaaatagaaaaatcacatGCTTTGACTTTGTAGggatcatctttattttttcttatataatacTTTGATTCCAAAATATACCATActtttatttccataaaaatcTTTACTCAGTGACCAAATAACAAGCTGAAATCTAAGCTGCATCATTAATTCACATTCCTGAAATATATAGAAtgctgttttaaataaattaatattttgatataatATTTGCTCCATAATGTCTGTGATTATTTTCTCAAACTTATTCCTCTATTAACAATTAGATACATATTTTACATCTTTATATTTATCTctgtattttgatattttatccAAACATTTCTCAAGAACCTTTCATAAATtgctgtagctggtttggctcaatggatagagcattggcctgcagactgaagggtccagtcaagggcacatgcctgggtggtgggctccatccccagtgggaggcctgctggaggcagctgatcaatgattctctctcattattgatgtttctctctctctctctctctctctctctctctcctctctctctccctccctctctctctgaaataaataaaatatatttaagaaataacttttcataaatgattatatataaaataattgaagCAAATTCTGATTCATATAAAATCAATTATCATCAGTTGAGAGTGGAAGCGATAAAATGTATATGCCTTACAATTTGTCACATTAGCCCTCTGTCAtgttagcaattattattttCCTGTAGTGCTTGTAAAAACTAGAAAacaatgagacatatgtaatgaAGCCATTagattttctctgtctctctctttctcttcctccagtACTTCagtgagaaaagaaacaaatagatTTCAGTTCagttttcactattttttattgCACAGATTTTAGTGTACCTCATCTTAAAAAATGGCATAATAGCTCAGGAGATGGCTGGATAGGCAAAGTGAGCCACTGAATACAAAGCAttcaaaatgaaagacaaatcaATTTAGCCTATCAATATTAACTGAATACCTACTACCTACACTATGCTTGGTGCTTTGGAAACCCACAGATAAACAAATGCCATTATACAAGTAAGAGAGATATCTGTAAAAGATTAGGACAGTTTTTCTTGTGATACATTATTTCAgatatcctcattttataagtTGTTAAAAGATCAACTAAATTCATTGATGTCtatctgctttaaaaataaaatattagatggGAAGTAGCATTGGTCATTAATGTTAAATTATTGTAGCTGATTTATATATCAGATGGTGAGTCCTTTGAAAATGGTTTCCTTCATATCTGACATAAATAATTGCTTTTTTGACACAAGAGAGTACTTTAAAGAGttaataggaaaaaatgaaagcaacTTTAACCCTTTCTTCCTGCGAGTATCATCTTCAAACATAATTACTTTAATGACCTTTTAGGTGCTTCATCTTAAACATAGCTTACAAATAcccattaatttattcattttattcccAGTGATTCTTATGCTGCAATAAGAATTAAACCATTATACCTACAAATTTCAGCTACACCAATTACACAACTTTCTAATCatccttttgggggaaaaaagtcagTTATTTAAATTACCAAAGAGATAATAAAGGAGCAAAACTTACcattaaatcatattttaaaatagtaaaaaactgTTTCAGAATTTGCTCCATTTTTCATTCCTGGGGTAGGGAAATATGAGAAACTGATAGAAATATGTACATTCATGTGGCTGATGGCTGTGTCAGTTTTCATCATTGCTGCTGATGGTCAATGCAAAGTATCAGAGGTAAGTATGACGAAGCAAGTTGGCTTTAGGATCTCCTCTAGATCCTTTAAGACCTTTGAAGGATTCTCTTCAATTAATGTGCTTATTGAATTAGCCTTTGTGAGTTTCATACCATTTGGTGATTGCTTCTTTATAGAAGTGGGGGAAAGTCCCCTGAGTGTGTAAAACTTCAATTTGGATGAGGGAAAAGAAGAGGGTACATGAAGATACAGGTTTGCCTGGCACAAAGTGTACAGGGATGTTTagggaaagaaaatgtaagaCAGCCAACCCCGGGTGGGgtggaatcaaccaatgaaggccACTTGGAGAAGGTGGGTCTTGAAAGAAGTGGGAATATTGTCCTGGTGTGAAAAACAAGGAAGGACAATGCAGATGGaagaaatatatgttaaatagGAGAGTCAGTGCAAAAATGTAACTCTTTTATCCTTCCATAATTATCCCATAATGCTTTATAGACTACATAACCCCAATTTAACCTATTCATTTGATAATTTACCTACATATGGCATATGCAAAATAATGGCATATGAAAAAGTATCCTAAATAAAATCACATATTTAAATTGCTAGGTATGTCTCTTTCTACTGGGTTGCATAAGCAATTGATTTGTATTTGTAGAATCAAGAAACAAAATCACAAAAATCAGGAACAAATGCTAATTAGAAAACATGTTTATAAGATTCAAAAGGATAAAGTTAGGTTTTTTTGCAGCTGAAATTTGGCTTGTTGATATTTTAGTCCACAGTGAAATGTAAAAATGCATGTGGCTCCACTGTTCCCATCAGCACCAGcaagcatgcatgcacacacacacacacacacacacacacacacacggaaggagggaggaagggagagagaaagactgagagaaTGAAAGAATATGGAAAGATGGATAACAGAAGCAGGGATAATTTACACTGGATGAGATGCACACAGCTGTTTGGCCAAATTTACTACTTAGCAAAACATTTTCTTGTGTTCAACTTATCACTaaacaattatttcatttaatttaatcacTGCCTTTGAATACCTTTGAAACCCTTTCTAGGATAGAAACCCTTTTGGGATAGGAACTGAAAAGTAATAAGTGTATGCAATAATATTTTGTGCATAAATTGCCAAACCCTGGAATATTtggaaagaatcagaaaattgAGTTTGGGCCTCCAATGCACTCAGCTCATATGTCCTTGATGAAATTTCCCTCATCCTTTCATTTCACTGGCCTCTCCTGCATCCAGTTTAATGAAACAAGAGCTGTTTCTGCAATAAGAGTAACAGCAGAGGAGACAAGGCGCCAGAAAATATCCCTTTCATTGGCAAAGTGTGTTTATGCTAAATTCTTAGAAAATGGCCTTTCATGAGTTCACTTAGAATAAATGCCTTCACATGCTGGAATGCAGGGCACAATGTCCAGGTAACAAACCCTGAATAAGCAGGTGGTTAGGCCAGGCCATCACTCCCGAAAAGTTCAATAGTAAAGAAATGATTTTTCTCTGTCAATCTAGGAATTAGTTTACTGTTCTGATCCGTTTTAAACTGGTTACAACTAGCTTCAATGTGTAAATGTTTAGGCCATGGAGTACCATCCTTTCCTAGAAGAGAGGAAAATGTCATTTCAGGGCAGAGTacctttctgtaaaataaaagagccaattgagaatttttataaaaaatattttaaaagtattttctttaagaaatgacAACTACTTCAATGGGCCTAAGGTTAAGGGAGGCTGTGGCTCATTTAAAATAGTTTGCTACTTGAATTCTGAGATAATGCAATTACTTAAAATCTTTTTGTGATGTGGTACAGGGGTCCCTAGTTCCCAGTTAACTACTCTTTTAAGTATCTATTTGAAGTTATCTGCATATTCACTAACGATGTGTTGGAACTAAGGAAAATTGATATTAAttacccttggggtgtggggggagagagtAGG from Eptesicus fuscus isolate TK198812 chromosome 12, DD_ASM_mEF_20220401, whole genome shotgun sequence includes:
- the LAMP5 gene encoding lysosome-associated membrane glycoprotein 5 isoform X2, with translation MDLRGRAVLSFNRLRVLLMLFHTMARITAEQEVENLSGLSTNPEKDIFVVRENGTTCLMAEFAAKFIVPYDVWASNYVDEGHNTSKGPEATWRLSKVQFVYDSSEKTHFKDAVTAGKHTANSHRLSALVTPAGKSYECQAQQTISLTSSDPQKTVTMILSAVHIQPFDIISDFVFSEEHKCQVDEQEQLEETLPLILGLILGLVIVVTLVIYHIHHKMTANQVQIPRDRSQYKHMG
- the LAMP5 gene encoding lysosome-associated membrane glycoprotein 5 isoform X1, with amino-acid sequence MDLRGRAVLSFNRLRVLLMLFHTMARITAEQEVENLSGLSTNPEKDIFVVRENGTTCLMAEFAAKFIVPYDVWASNYVDLITEQAEISLTRGAEVKGRCGHNESELQVFWVDRAYSLRMLFVKEGHNTSKGPEATWRLSKVQFVYDSSEKTHFKDAVTAGKHTANSHRLSALVTPAGKSYECQAQQTISLTSSDPQKTVTMILSAVHIQPFDIISDFVFSEEHKCQVDEQEQLEETLPLILGLILGLVIVVTLVIYHIHHKMTANQVQIPRDRSQYKHMG